The following proteins are co-located in the Gordonia polyisoprenivorans genome:
- a CDS encoding glycosyltransferase family 4 protein, whose product MRIGMVCPYSFSVPGGVQAHVAELAAVFIERGHHVSVIAPADGDTDLPDYVVSGGPALAIPYNGSVSRVNFSPNGYRRLRRWIADNHFDVLHVHEPNSPSLSMMALMVASGPIVTTFHTSTSKSLWLSTFQGMLRPYHERISGKIAVSELARRWQMESLGSDAVEIPNGINVRSFADAEPLDGYPWPGRTVLFLGRYDEPRKGIDILMRALPTVVERFGDLRVLVVGGGNQKALRRRAGDLADHLVFLGQVDDATKARALASAEVYCAPNLGGESFGIVLVEAMAAGAAVIASKLDAFRRVLDDGRAGRLFTVGAADELASGLIELLADDDARADQVRAARARAARYDWSRVADQIMRVYETVTVGAGPVVVSD is encoded by the coding sequence ATGAGGATCGGCATGGTGTGCCCGTACTCGTTCTCCGTCCCCGGCGGAGTGCAGGCGCACGTCGCCGAACTCGCCGCGGTGTTCATCGAACGCGGACACCATGTCAGCGTGATCGCCCCCGCCGACGGTGACACCGACCTACCCGACTACGTCGTCTCCGGCGGCCCGGCGCTCGCCATTCCCTACAACGGCTCGGTATCGCGGGTGAACTTCAGCCCCAACGGATATCGACGACTGCGTCGCTGGATCGCCGACAACCACTTCGACGTGTTGCACGTCCACGAACCCAATTCGCCGAGCCTGTCGATGATGGCACTGATGGTGGCCTCCGGGCCGATCGTCACGACATTCCACACATCTACGTCGAAATCGTTGTGGCTCAGCACTTTCCAAGGCATGCTGCGGCCCTATCACGAGCGCATCTCGGGTAAGATCGCGGTCAGTGAACTGGCACGACGATGGCAGATGGAGTCGCTGGGTTCCGACGCGGTGGAGATCCCCAACGGCATCAACGTCAGATCGTTCGCCGACGCCGAACCCCTCGACGGCTATCCGTGGCCGGGGCGTACGGTGCTGTTCCTCGGTCGCTACGACGAGCCCCGCAAGGGCATCGACATCCTCATGCGCGCACTGCCCACGGTGGTGGAGCGATTCGGCGACCTGCGGGTTCTCGTGGTCGGCGGTGGTAACCAGAAAGCGTTGCGGCGTCGCGCCGGAGATCTCGCCGACCACCTCGTGTTCCTCGGTCAGGTCGACGACGCCACGAAGGCCCGCGCGCTGGCCTCGGCCGAGGTGTACTGCGCTCCGAACCTCGGCGGCGAGAGCTTCGGCATCGTGCTCGTCGAGGCCATGGCCGCCGGCGCGGCGGTGATCGCCAGCAAACTCGACGCGTTCCGGCGCGTGCTCGACGACGGCCGGGCGGGCCGGCTGTTCACGGTCGGCGCCGCCGACGAACTGGCGTCGGGACTGATCGAACTACTCGCCGACGACGACGCCCGCGCCGACCAGGTGCGGGCCGCACGTGCCCGCGCGGCCCGCTACGACTGGTCGCGGGTCGCCGATCAGATCATGCGCGTGTACGAGACCGTCACCGTCGGTGCCGGCCCGGTCGTGGTGTCGGACTGA
- the pgsA gene encoding phosphatidylinositol phosphate synthase — MLSIRGRASVSKVTLPIGRALLRTGLTPDMMTLIGTVASVAAALTLFPMGQLFWGTMVIWLFVMFDMLDGAMARARGGGTRFGSVLDATCDRIADGAIFAGLAWWCAWTHPHQLLFVATLICLVTSQVISYAKARAEAAGLDGDGGLIERPDRLIIVLVGAGLTGLGLWWAIHVAMWLLAVGSVITVGQRMWSIAASPGARELIPMAAAAADSDGPDGAGTEPGADAR; from the coding sequence GTGCTGAGCATCCGGGGCCGCGCGTCGGTGTCGAAGGTGACGCTGCCCATCGGGCGGGCGTTGCTGCGCACCGGACTCACCCCCGACATGATGACGCTCATCGGCACCGTGGCCTCGGTGGCCGCGGCGCTGACGCTGTTCCCGATGGGGCAGTTGTTCTGGGGCACGATGGTCATCTGGCTGTTCGTGATGTTCGACATGCTCGACGGTGCGATGGCGCGAGCCCGCGGTGGTGGCACCCGTTTCGGGTCGGTGCTCGACGCGACCTGCGACCGGATCGCCGACGGCGCGATCTTCGCCGGACTGGCCTGGTGGTGTGCCTGGACCCACCCGCACCAGCTGCTCTTCGTCGCCACCCTGATCTGTTTGGTGACCTCTCAGGTCATCTCGTATGCGAAGGCCCGCGCCGAAGCTGCCGGCCTCGACGGCGACGGCGGTCTCATCGAGCGACCCGACCGGCTCATCATCGTGCTCGTCGGGGCCGGATTGACCGGGCTGGGTCTGTGGTGGGCCATCCATGTTGCGATGTGGTTGCTCGCGGTCGGCTCGGTCATCACCGTCGGTCAGCGCATGTGGTCGATCGCGGCGTCACCCGGCGCGCGTGAACTGATCCCGATGGCCGCGGCAGCCGCCGATTCCGACGGGCCGGACGGGGCCGGAACCGAACCCGGCGCGGACGCCCGGTGA
- a CDS encoding TIGR02611 family protein, which yields MRAWERLRIWGRQRRYIVRRDPRLNLTYRIGVGVVGAIVLAGGIVAIPYPGPGWLIVFLGLGILASEFEWAHRLLRFARGRYDAWLEWMKRRHWSVQGMFGLATCVVVLASLWVLGVFGTVAGWFDVHADWAESPIL from the coding sequence GTGCGGGCGTGGGAACGACTTCGCATCTGGGGACGGCAACGCCGCTACATCGTCCGGCGCGACCCCCGACTGAATCTGACCTACCGGATCGGCGTCGGCGTGGTTGGCGCGATCGTTCTCGCCGGCGGAATCGTCGCCATCCCGTACCCCGGGCCCGGTTGGCTCATCGTCTTCCTCGGTCTGGGCATCCTCGCGTCGGAGTTCGAGTGGGCGCATCGGTTGCTGCGCTTCGCCCGCGGCCGCTATGACGCCTGGCTGGAGTGGATGAAGCGCCGGCACTGGTCGGTGCAGGGGATGTTCGGGCTGGCCACGTGTGTGGTGGTGCTGGCCTCACTGTGGGTGCTGGGCGTGTTCGGAACGGTCGCGGGATGGTTCGACGTCCACGCCGATTGGGCCGAGAGCCCGATCCTGTGA
- a CDS encoding response regulator transcription factor has product MTRIQEDTMTAVVSHIPANQLAQAARRRAEADRRRTEALARLAARRMPLPGQQPMPTNPLMRLVPEAPQPVEEAAAPELPRPSLTNREIEVLRTWLMVDSKPAVAQELFISLGTVNTHLTRIRAKYAEIGRTAPTKAALVARAVQDGLVRLDEL; this is encoded by the coding sequence ATGACGCGAATCCAGGAGGACACCATGACCGCAGTCGTTTCCCACATCCCCGCCAATCAGCTCGCCCAGGCCGCTCGTCGCCGGGCCGAGGCCGACCGCCGGCGCACCGAGGCACTCGCGCGGCTCGCCGCCCGCCGGATGCCGCTGCCCGGTCAGCAGCCGATGCCGACCAACCCGCTCATGCGACTGGTGCCCGAGGCGCCGCAGCCCGTCGAGGAGGCCGCGGCTCCCGAACTGCCCCGGCCGAGCCTGACCAACCGCGAGATCGAGGTGCTGCGCACCTGGCTGATGGTGGACTCGAAACCCGCTGTGGCCCAAGAGCTCTTCATCTCCCTCGGCACCGTCAACACCCACCTGACCCGTATCCGCGCCAAGTACGCCGAGATCGGCCGCACCGCGCCGACCAAGGCGGCCCTCGTTGCGCGCGCCGTGCAGGACGGTCTGGTTCGTCTCGACGAGCTGTGA
- a CDS encoding PP2C family protein-serine/threonine phosphatase, whose product MDSVSIVRDEATSGTHFVEDLRLEWAVRCSVGRVRETNEDAALAMPGKYLLADGMGGHDSGELASEAALLTLSAATSAGELIETQKALIDLLDEAQARISDIETSSERRAGTTTTGAVLVTVEGEPHWLILNIGDSRTYRFQHGTLQQLTRDHSQVQDFIDAGFLTPEDARTDPRRNVITRALGAGMIEPVADYFSTVALPGDILLMCSDGLTGELPDDEIARILGDADGVVDAADQLVDAALELGAHDNVTVIVVEVHESVPTIRMPAVNGDADGAVVDGAGVDGTAIDGATGSDAGTAGAGADEAGAEDAEATADETTVADGTATDGGDAEPTPEK is encoded by the coding sequence ATGGATTCGGTGAGCATCGTCCGCGACGAGGCGACCTCGGGCACCCACTTCGTGGAGGATCTGCGTCTGGAGTGGGCGGTGCGTTGCAGCGTCGGCCGGGTGCGTGAGACCAACGAGGACGCTGCTCTGGCCATGCCGGGAAAGTACCTGCTGGCCGACGGTATGGGCGGGCACGACAGCGGGGAACTCGCCAGTGAGGCGGCGCTGCTGACGCTGTCGGCTGCCACGAGTGCCGGCGAGCTGATCGAGACGCAGAAGGCCCTCATCGACCTCCTCGACGAGGCGCAGGCCCGGATCTCCGACATCGAGACCTCCTCGGAGCGCCGCGCGGGAACCACGACGACCGGAGCGGTGCTCGTCACCGTCGAGGGGGAGCCGCATTGGCTGATCCTCAACATCGGTGATTCGCGCACCTATCGCTTCCAGCACGGCACCCTGCAGCAACTGACCCGCGATCACTCGCAGGTCCAGGACTTCATCGACGCCGGGTTCCTCACTCCCGAGGACGCCCGCACCGATCCGCGTCGCAACGTGATCACCCGAGCGCTCGGCGCGGGCATGATCGAACCCGTCGCCGACTACTTCAGCACCGTCGCGTTACCGGGCGACATCCTGCTCATGTGCTCGGACGGTTTGACCGGGGAACTGCCCGACGACGAGATCGCCCGCATCCTCGGTGACGCCGACGGAGTGGTCGACGCCGCAGACCAACTCGTCGACGCCGCACTCGAACTCGGCGCTCACGACAACGTGACCGTCATCGTCGTCGAGGTCCACGAATCGGTTCCGACCATCCGGATGCCCGCCGTCAACGGTGATGCGGACGGCGCTGTGGTGGACGGTGCTGGGGTGGACGGCACCGCCATCGACGGAGCAACGGGCTCTGACGCAGGGACCGCCGGCGCAGGGGCCGATGAGGCAGGGGCCGAGGACGCCGAAGCAACAGCGGACGAGACGACCGTGGCCGACGGGACCGCAACCGACGGGGGCGACGCGGAGCCCACGCCGGAGAAGTGA
- a CDS encoding phosphatidylinositol mannoside acyltransferase has product MGSALERLSAGAADLGYRAGWAGVRHAPDGPARAAFDRAGAFAGRRNGGPEQLRRNLARVLGTTGAQVPDDLVADAMRSYARYWYEAFRLPAQDLAATAETVVVPPPDQARLDAALDRGKGVVLALPHSGNWDMAGVWLVQNRGSFATVAERLKPESLFRRFVDYRESLGFEIFPLSGGEQPPFGLLAERLRAGGIVCLLGERDIARHGVPVTFFGERTRMPAGSARLAIETGAGLLPVHHWFTDAPGSQITVSNEIDVSVGVEAATQALADTFAQNIAAHPADWHMLQPLWEADWSERQRDRVHGAGEST; this is encoded by the coding sequence GTGGGGTCGGCGCTCGAGCGGCTGTCCGCGGGTGCCGCCGACCTCGGCTATCGGGCCGGGTGGGCCGGTGTCCGCCATGCTCCGGACGGACCGGCGCGCGCCGCCTTCGACCGGGCCGGTGCCTTCGCCGGGCGCCGCAATGGCGGACCGGAGCAGTTGCGCCGCAATCTCGCCCGGGTCCTCGGCACCACCGGCGCCCAGGTCCCCGACGACCTCGTCGCCGATGCGATGCGCTCCTATGCGCGGTATTGGTACGAGGCCTTCCGTCTGCCCGCGCAGGACCTGGCGGCCACCGCCGAGACCGTCGTCGTCCCACCCCCTGATCAGGCACGACTCGATGCGGCTCTCGACCGCGGCAAGGGTGTGGTCCTGGCGCTGCCGCACTCGGGCAACTGGGACATGGCGGGCGTCTGGCTGGTGCAGAACCGCGGGAGTTTCGCCACCGTCGCCGAACGACTCAAACCGGAATCGCTGTTCCGTCGGTTCGTCGACTACCGGGAGTCGTTGGGATTCGAGATCTTTCCGCTCTCCGGCGGCGAGCAGCCACCGTTCGGCCTGTTGGCCGAGCGCCTTCGCGCCGGCGGAATCGTGTGCCTGCTCGGCGAACGCGACATCGCGCGCCACGGCGTCCCGGTCACCTTCTTCGGCGAACGCACCCGCATGCCTGCGGGCTCGGCGCGGCTGGCCATCGAGACCGGAGCCGGCTTGTTGCCGGTGCACCACTGGTTCACCGACGCGCCCGGCTCGCAGATCACCGTCAGCAACGAGATCGACGTATCCGTCGGTGTCGAGGCCGCGACCCAGGCGCTCGCCGACACCTTCGCCCAGAACATCGCCGCACACCCCGCCGACTGGCACATGCTGCAGCCCCTGTGGGAAGCCGACTGGTCGGAGCGCCAGCGTGATCGGGTGCACGGGGCCGGGGAGAGCACATGA
- the thrS gene encoding threonine--tRNA ligase has product MPDDLKVSHPATIRVPAGTTAGTALREHDLPNKGPQAIVVVRDAAGDLRDLSWIPELDTDVEPVAADTEAGRSVIRHSTAHVLAQAVQELFPDAKLGIGPPIKDGFYYDFDVAEPFTPEDLAALEKKMKQIIKSGQRFSRRVYASKDEARMELANEPFKLELIDDKGAAADSEVMEVGGAELTAYDNLNPRTGERIWCDLCRGPHVPTTKYIAAFKLTRSSAAYWRGDQDNADLQRIYGTAWESAEAQEAYLELLAEAEKRDHRKLGAELDLFSFPDELGSGLPVFHPKGGIIRKELEDYSRKRHTEEGYEFVNTPHITKSHLYEVSGHLEWYADGMFPPMQLDAEFNDDGTVRKPAQDYYLKPMNCPMHNLIFRSRGRSYRELPLRLFEFGSVYRYEKSGVVHGLTRVRGMTQDDAHIYCTREQMRDELRSLLTFVLDLLADYGLDDYYLELSTKDPKKYVGDDESWEIATNTLAEVARESGLDLVPDPGGAAFYGPKISVQVKDALGRNWQMSTIQLDFNQPARFDLEFTGGDGAKHQPVMIHRALFGSIERFFGVLTEHYAGAFPAWLSPVQVVGIPVADTFADHLQGVVDDLKKRGIRAEVDYSDDRMQKKIRTHTTGKVPFMLLAGERDVAAGAVSFRFRDGTQVNGVPTAQAVETITEWIGARRNYSPTSELIAAGAGGDHDG; this is encoded by the coding sequence GTGCCCGACGATCTCAAGGTGAGTCACCCAGCCACGATCCGTGTGCCTGCTGGGACCACCGCGGGCACCGCGCTGCGTGAGCACGACCTGCCCAACAAGGGGCCGCAGGCGATCGTCGTCGTCCGCGACGCGGCCGGCGACCTGCGCGATCTGTCGTGGATCCCGGAACTCGACACCGACGTCGAGCCCGTCGCCGCCGACACCGAGGCCGGTCGCAGCGTGATCCGGCATTCGACCGCCCACGTCCTCGCGCAGGCCGTGCAGGAACTGTTCCCCGACGCCAAACTCGGCATCGGTCCGCCCATCAAGGACGGCTTCTACTACGACTTCGACGTCGCCGAGCCGTTCACCCCCGAGGATCTCGCCGCCCTCGAGAAGAAGATGAAGCAGATCATCAAGTCGGGCCAACGGTTTTCGCGTCGGGTCTACGCCTCCAAGGATGAGGCCCGGATGGAACTGGCGAACGAGCCGTTCAAGCTCGAACTCATCGACGACAAGGGCGCGGCCGCCGACAGTGAGGTGATGGAGGTCGGCGGCGCCGAACTCACCGCCTACGACAACCTCAATCCCCGCACCGGAGAACGCATCTGGTGCGATCTCTGCCGTGGTCCGCACGTGCCGACCACCAAGTACATCGCGGCGTTCAAGCTCACCCGCAGCTCGGCGGCCTACTGGCGCGGCGATCAGGACAACGCCGACCTGCAGCGCATCTACGGCACCGCATGGGAATCGGCGGAGGCGCAGGAGGCGTACCTGGAGTTGCTCGCCGAGGCCGAGAAACGCGATCACCGCAAGCTCGGCGCCGAACTCGACCTGTTCAGCTTCCCCGATGAGCTCGGTTCCGGCCTCCCGGTCTTCCACCCCAAGGGTGGGATCATCCGCAAGGAACTCGAGGACTACTCGCGCAAACGCCACACCGAAGAGGGCTACGAGTTCGTCAACACCCCGCACATCACCAAATCGCATCTCTACGAGGTATCCGGGCACCTCGAGTGGTACGCCGACGGCATGTTCCCGCCGATGCAACTCGACGCCGAGTTCAACGACGACGGCACGGTGCGCAAACCGGCGCAGGACTACTACCTCAAGCCGATGAACTGCCCGATGCACAACCTGATCTTCCGGTCCCGGGGCCGCTCGTATCGGGAATTGCCGTTGCGGCTCTTCGAGTTCGGCTCGGTCTACCGCTACGAGAAGTCCGGCGTCGTGCACGGGCTCACCCGTGTGCGCGGCATGACGCAGGACGATGCGCACATCTACTGCACACGCGAGCAGATGCGCGACGAACTCCGGTCCCTGCTGACCTTCGTCCTGGACCTGCTGGCCGACTACGGACTCGACGACTACTACCTCGAGCTCTCGACCAAGGACCCCAAGAAGTACGTCGGCGATGACGAATCGTGGGAGATCGCGACCAACACCCTCGCCGAGGTGGCGCGTGAGTCGGGTCTGGATCTCGTACCCGACCCGGGCGGCGCCGCGTTCTACGGTCCGAAGATCTCCGTGCAGGTCAAGGACGCGCTGGGCCGCAACTGGCAGATGTCGACCATCCAGCTCGACTTCAATCAGCCCGCGCGCTTCGACCTCGAATTCACCGGCGGTGACGGCGCCAAACACCAGCCCGTGATGATCCACCGCGCGTTGTTCGGCTCGATCGAACGGTTCTTCGGCGTGCTGACCGAGCACTACGCCGGCGCGTTCCCGGCGTGGTTGTCGCCGGTACAGGTGGTCGGCATCCCGGTCGCCGACACCTTCGCCGATCATCTGCAAGGCGTCGTCGACGACCTCAAGAAACGCGGAATCCGCGCGGAGGTCGACTATTCTGACGACCGCATGCAGAAGAAGATCCGCACCCACACCACCGGAAAGGTGCCGTTCATGCTGCTCGCGGGCGAACGCGATGTCGCCGCAGGCGCGGTGAGTTTCCGCTTCCGCGACGGAACCCAGGTCAACGGCGTGCCCACGGCGCAAGCGGTCGAGACGATCACCGAGTGGATCGGCGCCCGTCGCAACTATTCGCCGACCAGTGAGCTCATCGCCGCCGGGGCGGGTGGGGACCACGATGGCTGA
- a CDS encoding acyl-CoA thioesterase: MAEIEDVLRVERIETDIYRGGAFESQLQRTFGGQVAGQALVSATRTVSDEFSVHSLHGYFLRPGNPDIPAVFLVDRIRDGRSFVTRRVTGIQNGEAIFTMSASFHVTTDEGIEHQDPIPPAPAPEDLPDRHVLAGDDEKAVFKEWDNFDIRIVPADKLVTSPFFVAQQRVWFRYRKPLPDDQTIHVCTLAYMSDMTLLGSSKVPHPGVEPQSASLDHAMWFMRSFRADEWLLYDQTSPSAGAGRTLTQGRIFDRAGRMVAAVTQEGLSRTGRVMPADQHARQNR; this comes from the coding sequence GTGGCAGAGATCGAGGACGTCCTCAGGGTCGAGCGCATCGAGACCGACATCTATCGTGGCGGGGCCTTCGAGAGTCAGCTCCAACGCACCTTCGGCGGACAGGTTGCCGGCCAGGCGCTGGTATCGGCGACCCGGACCGTCTCCGACGAGTTCTCGGTGCATTCGCTGCACGGGTACTTCCTGCGGCCCGGCAACCCCGACATTCCCGCGGTCTTCCTCGTCGACCGCATCCGTGACGGCCGTTCCTTCGTGACCCGTCGCGTGACCGGAATCCAGAACGGCGAGGCCATCTTCACGATGTCGGCGTCGTTCCATGTCACCACCGACGAAGGCATCGAACATCAGGACCCCATTCCGCCCGCACCGGCCCCCGAGGACCTGCCCGACCGGCACGTCCTGGCCGGCGACGACGAAAAAGCGGTGTTCAAGGAGTGGGACAACTTCGACATCCGCATCGTTCCGGCCGACAAACTGGTCACCTCACCGTTCTTCGTCGCCCAGCAACGGGTGTGGTTCCGATACCGCAAACCGTTGCCGGATGATCAGACGATCCACGTGTGCACGTTGGCCTACATGAGCGACATGACCCTATTGGGGTCGTCGAAGGTGCCCCATCCCGGCGTCGAACCCCAATCGGCGTCCCTCGACCACGCGATGTGGTTCATGCGGAGCTTCCGCGCCGACGAGTGGCTGCTCTACGACCAGACCTCGCCGTCGGCGGGCGCCGGGCGCACCCTGACCCAGGGCCGCATCTTCGACCGGGCCGGACGGATGGTGGCCGCGGTGACCCAAGAGGGCTTGAGCCGGACCGGGCGCGTGATGCCCGCCGATCAGCACGCCCGGCAGAACCGGTGA
- the pdxS gene encoding pyridoxal 5'-phosphate synthase lyase subunit PdxS, whose amino-acid sequence MSQPQSGTTPGSDATSAINGHHGTPESGQGTARVKRGMAEMLKGGVIMDVVTPDQAKIAEDAGAVAVMALERVPADIRAQGGVSRMSDPDMIDGIIAAVSIPVMAKARIGHFVEAQILQSLGVDYVDESEVLTPADYANHIDKWAFTVPFVCGATNLGEALRRITEGAAMIRSKGEAGTGDVSNATTHMRKIRDEIRRLTSLPTDELYVAAKELQAPYELVAEVARAGKLPVTLFTAGGIATPADAAMMMQLGAEGVFVGSGIFKSGNPAQRAAAIVQATTFHDDPDVLAKVSRGLGEAMVGINVDDIPAPHRLAERGW is encoded by the coding sequence GTGAGCCAACCCCAGTCCGGGACCACCCCCGGGTCTGATGCGACGTCCGCGATCAACGGACACCACGGCACCCCCGAGTCCGGACAGGGCACCGCGCGGGTGAAGCGGGGCATGGCCGAGATGCTCAAGGGCGGCGTGATCATGGACGTGGTCACCCCCGATCAGGCCAAGATCGCCGAGGACGCCGGCGCGGTCGCGGTGATGGCGCTCGAGCGTGTGCCCGCCGACATCCGTGCCCAGGGTGGCGTCTCGCGGATGAGTGATCCGGACATGATCGACGGGATCATCGCCGCGGTATCGATCCCCGTGATGGCCAAGGCCCGTATCGGCCACTTCGTCGAGGCCCAGATCCTGCAGAGCCTCGGCGTCGACTACGTCGACGAGTCCGAGGTGCTGACCCCGGCCGACTACGCCAACCACATCGACAAGTGGGCGTTCACGGTGCCGTTCGTCTGCGGTGCCACCAATCTCGGTGAGGCGCTGCGCCGTATCACCGAGGGAGCGGCGATGATCCGGTCCAAGGGTGAGGCCGGCACCGGCGACGTCTCGAACGCGACGACGCACATGCGCAAGATCCGCGACGAGATCCGCAGGCTCACCTCGCTGCCGACCGACGAGCTGTATGTGGCCGCCAAGGAGCTGCAGGCGCCCTACGAGCTGGTTGCCGAGGTCGCGCGGGCGGGCAAGCTGCCCGTCACCTTGTTCACTGCCGGTGGCATCGCGACCCCGGCCGATGCGGCGATGATGATGCAACTCGGCGCCGAGGGCGTGTTCGTCGGATCGGGCATCTTCAAGTCCGGCAACCCGGCGCAGCGTGCGGCCGCGATCGTGCAGGCGACGACCTTCCACGACGACCCCGACGTGCTGGCGAAGGTCTCGCGCGGACTCGGTGAGGCGATGGTCGGGATCAACGTCGACGACATCCCGGCGCCGCACCGGCTCGCCGAACGAGGTTGGTGA
- a CDS encoding NUDIX hydrolase produces the protein MEEMSALTIVVVVIIVAILVIIGAWAYSRANRLDRLNVRVDLAWQALEAALERRTVVVRVLTAWMEDSGDPEIATAARHLAACADAAEHAPRASREDAENALSTALSRVDPSVRPPGLIAELADAETRVMMARRFYNDAVRDTLSLADRFLVRLLRLGGRAQRPEYFEIVERVTPGTAD, from the coding sequence GTGGAGGAGATGTCGGCGTTGACGATCGTGGTGGTCGTGATCATCGTGGCGATCCTGGTGATCATCGGTGCCTGGGCCTACAGTCGCGCGAATCGGCTCGACCGGCTCAACGTCCGCGTCGACCTCGCCTGGCAGGCGCTGGAGGCGGCACTGGAGCGTCGAACCGTGGTGGTGCGGGTACTCACCGCGTGGATGGAGGACTCCGGTGATCCGGAGATCGCCACCGCCGCACGGCACCTCGCCGCCTGTGCCGACGCCGCCGAGCACGCTCCGCGCGCCTCCCGCGAGGATGCCGAGAATGCTTTGTCCACGGCGCTGAGCAGGGTGGACCCGTCGGTCCGTCCACCCGGACTGATCGCCGAATTGGCCGACGCCGAGACCCGGGTGATGATGGCCCGCCGCTTCTACAACGACGCCGTCCGCGACACCCTCAGCCTGGCCGACCGCTTCCTGGTGCGGTTGTTGCGCCTGGGCGGACGCGCACAGCGACCCGAGTACTTCGAGATCGTCGAGCGGGTGACCCCCGGCACCGCCGACTGA
- the pdxT gene encoding pyridoxal 5'-phosphate synthase glutaminase subunit PdxT, with amino-acid sequence MSGARPRIGVLALQGDVREHLAALTGAGAQASAVRRPTELDRVDGLVIPGGESTTMSKLLGIFELFEPLRERLAEGMPAYGSCAGMILLASRILDTRPDARHLDALDITVRRNAFGRQVESFETDLDVEHITDGGPSMRAVFIRAPWVEKVGADVEVLARVPGGPAAERVVAVRQGNVLATSFHPEVTGDRRVHAHFVDMVRG; translated from the coding sequence GTGAGCGGCGCCCGACCTCGGATCGGGGTACTCGCGCTCCAAGGTGATGTCCGCGAGCATCTCGCCGCGCTGACCGGTGCCGGCGCGCAGGCGTCCGCAGTCCGACGCCCGACCGAACTCGACCGGGTCGACGGTCTGGTGATCCCTGGTGGCGAGTCGACCACGATGAGCAAACTCCTGGGGATCTTCGAGTTGTTCGAACCGCTGCGCGAACGGCTCGCCGAGGGCATGCCCGCCTACGGTTCGTGCGCCGGGATGATCCTGCTGGCCTCCCGCATCCTCGACACGCGCCCCGACGCCCGGCATCTCGATGCCCTCGATATCACGGTGCGCCGCAATGCTTTCGGGCGTCAGGTCGAGTCCTTCGAAACCGACCTGGACGTCGAGCACATCACCGACGGCGGACCGTCGATGCGCGCGGTGTTCATCCGCGCGCCCTGGGTGGAGAAGGTCGGCGCCGACGTGGAGGTGCTCGCCCGGGTGCCCGGCGGTCCGGCCGCCGAGAGGGTCGTCGCGGTGCGGCAGGGCAACGTGCTGGCCACCTCGTTCCACCCTGAGGTGACCGGTGATCGGCGGGTGCACGCGCACTTCGTCGACATGGTGCGCGGTTGA
- a CDS encoding HIT family protein — MAEDRGADQPSANEQSTDEQIRDCGTGDPDRLQRLWSPHRMTYITADPPATKSTGHPFLDIPTMTDEDGLIVARGEHVYAVLNLYPYNPGHTMVVPYRQVADLEALTPGESAELMAFTQRMIRTIKSVSNPNAFNVGLNLGYAAGGSLAEHLHQHIVPRWVGDANFITVVGGAKVMPQLLRDTRHLLAEAWERFGAGQGLGEGRGER; from the coding sequence ATGGCTGAGGACCGGGGAGCCGACCAGCCGAGCGCCAACGAGCAGAGCACCGACGAGCAGATCCGGGACTGCGGCACCGGCGATCCGGATCGGTTGCAGCGGTTGTGGAGTCCGCATCGGATGACCTACATCACCGCCGACCCGCCGGCGACCAAGTCCACCGGGCATCCGTTCCTCGACATCCCGACGATGACCGACGAGGACGGGTTGATCGTCGCGCGCGGTGAGCACGTCTACGCGGTGCTCAACCTGTACCCGTACAACCCCGGGCACACGATGGTCGTGCCGTATCGGCAGGTCGCCGACCTGGAGGCGTTGACGCCGGGGGAGTCGGCCGAGCTGATGGCCTTCACCCAGCGGATGATCCGCACCATCAAGTCGGTCTCGAACCCCAACGCGTTCAACGTCGGTTTGAACCTCGGTTACGCCGCGGGGGGATCGTTGGCCGAACACCTGCACCAGCACATCGTTCCGCGCTGGGTGGGGGATGCGAACTTCATCACGGTGGTCGGCGGCGCGAAGGTCATGCCGCAATTGCTGCGCGATACCCGTCACCTCCTCGCGGAGGCGTGGGAACGGTTCGGTGCAGGTCAAGGGCTCGGCGAGGGGCGGGGCGAGCGGTGA